CCGGCAGGTCGGCTCCCATCTCGCCGACCAGGAAGCTGAAGTAACCGGAGATGCCGATCGCGACCACCGCCACGATGGCCGTGTACTCCAGCAGCAGGTCCCAGCCGATGAACCAGCCCACCAGCTCACCGAGGACCGCGTAGCCGTAGGTGTAGGCGGAGCCCGCCTTCGGGATCAGCCCGGCGAACTCGGCGTACGACAGCGCCGCCGCCGCGCTCGCGACCCCCGCGATGAGGAAGGAGATGAGGACCGCCGGCCCCGCCGTGCCGTTGGCGACCGTGCCGGCCAGGGTGAAGATGCCCGCACCGATGATGCCGCCCACACCGATCGCGGTCAGCTGCCACAGCCCCAGCGTCCGCTGCAGGCCGCCGCCCTCCCCGCCCTCCGTGTCCTCGATGTGCTCGATGGGTTTGCGGCGGAGAACGCCCTCGCCCATACGGAACCCGGCCATGCGCCTCACCTCTTTGTGAACGGCAAACGGCTGACGGTGGATCATGATGACGCACACCCACCCGCGACGGAAGCCGCGACGCACGCACCGCCCCGTACGGGTGCTACGGCACCACCGTCACGGGCCAGCGCCCCGCCTTCACCAGCCGCACCGCGACGGAACCGACGATCCGGTGCCCCGCCTGCTCGGAGGCTCCCACGACGACGGCGTCGGCCTTCAGGTCGTCGGCCGCCTTGACCAGACCGTTGTAGGGGTCGCCGCGGAAGGTGTGGAACTCCCAGCGGAGGTCGAATATCCCCTTGACCCGCTCGGTCGCGTCGCGGATCTGGGCCACCAGGTCCTCGGCGATCTCGTCGGTCGTCCCCGCCACCGGGGCCCCGAGCGACGCTCCCGCCACCAGCACCGGCTGCACGTACACCACGGCGAGCAGCGCGCGCTGGCGCCGTGCCAGACCGCCCGCGTAGGCGGCGGCCCGGAGCGAGGAGTCGGAGCCGTCCACCCCGGCGACGATGACCTTCGGCCCGTCCGTGCCCCGTTCGAACTGCTGGGAGTGCTGTTCCGTCACGCGGTGAGGCTATCGGAGTCACCCGCGGCCCTCGGCCGTGTGGGTGGTCTCGTGCCGCCGCCCCGGTGTTTCTCCGGTGCGCCGGACCGCGACCGGGCGAGGGATGAGTCATGAAGAAGGATCAATTGCTCACACGACGCCGCGCACTGCTCGCCGGCGCCGCGGCCGTGGGCGCGGCCGGCACCGCCGGCGCGCTCGCGGTGGGCACGGGGGACGGACCGGCCCGACCGGTCGCCCCCGCCCCGGGCCCCGCGGTCCGTCGCCCGCTCAACGCCTCCGCCCACCGCCTGCAGCCCCTGACCGGATACGGCGCGCCCCCTGCCGCGCCGCGGCGGCCCCCGGTGCGCAGCGAGCCGATCCTGCGGGTCTCGGGCCGCGGCCGCACCATGATGCTCACCTTCGACGACGGACCCGACTCCCGCTACACCCCGGACATCCTGGACACCCTGGCGAAGTACGACGTGCGCGCGACGTTCTTCGTGTGCGGGGAGATGGCGGACCACAACAAGGGCCTGCTCTCCCGGATGGCCGACGAGGGTCACGTCGTCGGCAACCACA
This region of Streptomyces ambofaciens ATCC 23877 genomic DNA includes:
- a CDS encoding universal stress protein — encoded protein: MTEQHSQQFERGTDGPKVIVAGVDGSDSSLRAAAYAGGLARRQRALLAVVYVQPVLVAGASLGAPVAGTTDEIAEDLVAQIRDATERVKGIFDLRWEFHTFRGDPYNGLVKAADDLKADAVVVGASEQAGHRIVGSVAVRLVKAGRWPVTVVP
- a CDS encoding polysaccharide deacetylase family protein, translating into MKKDQLLTRRRALLAGAAAVGAAGTAGALAVGTGDGPARPVAPAPGPAVRRPLNASAHRLQPLTGYGAPPAAPRRPPVRSEPILRVSGRGRTMMLTFDDGPDSRYTPDILDTLAKYDVRATFFVCGEMADHNKGLLSRMADEGHVVGNHTWSHPLLTRLTRRRIRSEMERTSEVVEEACGEPPRWFRAPYGAWNRAAFQLGAELGMEPLAWTVDTLDWTTPGTGTIVERVEDGAAPGVVVLSHDAGGDRSQTVRALRSYLPELLDSGYHLTVPRRRYA